The following proteins are co-located in the Myxocyprinus asiaticus isolate MX2 ecotype Aquarium Trade chromosome 44, UBuf_Myxa_2, whole genome shotgun sequence genome:
- the myd88 gene encoding myeloid differentiation primary response protein MyD88 produces the protein MASKISIDHDAIPVTALNCSFRKKLGLYLNPTNTVAADWRTVAEMMDFTYLEIKNFEKRDYPFEKVLTEWETRPDATVANLLSILEKAERKDVISELKDIIDEDCKKYLERQQRKPVQVPVVDSCGPRTQEREGITLYDDPQGLTPETFDAFICYCQSDFQFVHEMIKQLEQTERSLKLCVFDRDVLPGTCVWTIASELIEKRCKRMVVVISDDYLDSDACDFQTKFALSLCPGARSKRLIPVVYKTMKRPFPSILRFLTICDYTRPCTQAWFWTRLAKALSLP, from the exons ATGGCATCAAAAATAAGTATTGACCACGACGCGATTCCAGTTACCGCTTTAAACTGCAGTTTCCGCAAGAAACTGGGATTGTATTTGAATCCAACAAACACAGTAGCAGCAGACTGGAGGACAGTCGCCGAAATGATGGACTTTACCTACCTGGAGATCAAAAACTTCGAGAAAAGAGACTATCCCTTCGAAAAGGTTTTAACGGAATGGGAAACGCGTCCAGATGCCACAGTTGCAAATTTACTGTCAATTTTAGAAAAAGCGGAAAGGAAAGATGTTATATCAGAGCTGAAAGACATTATAG ATGAAGACTGCAAGAAGTATTTAGAAAGACAGCAGAGGAAGCCTGTCCAGGTCCCAGTGGTGGACAGCTGCGGGCCCCGCACGCAGGAGCGAGAAGGCATCACTCTGTATGATGATCCACAAG GTCTGACGCCGGAGACCTTTGATGCTTTCATCTGCTATTGTCAGAGTGACTTCCAGTTTGTCCATGAGATGATCAAACAGTTGGAACAGACTGAACGCAGCCTGAAGCTGTGTGTCTTTGACAGGGACGTCCTCCCCGGCACGTGTGTGTGGACCATTGCCAGTGAACTCATAGAGAAAAG ATGTAAGAGGATGGTGGTTGTTATATCTGATGACTATCTGGACAGCGATGCCTGTGACTTTCAGACTAAATTTGCACTCAGCCTTTGCCCAG GGGCTCGCTCTAAACGACTCATCCCTGTTGTCTACAAGACAATGAAGAGGCCTTTCCCCAGCATTCTCCGTTTCCTGACCATATGTGATTACACCAGACCGTGCACACAGGCCTGGTTCTGGACACGGCTGGCCAAGGCGCTCTCACTCCCCTAA